A window from Sphingobium sp. EM0848 encodes these proteins:
- a CDS encoding NRDE family protein: MCIMAMAWAAHPRWKLILIGNRDELHARPTAPLARWQDEPSLLAGRDLQSGGTWIGVSDAVKSAGGRAAIVTNLRGYGAPSPDRASRGTLVTDLLTGKGAYSDPQTARLEDFNPFNLIWIDGLHAHFLTNRPAPVRTHLTPGLYGLSNGALDAPWPKTLALKTALLDWLVAGAKDPLDLFDALRAESMPDGGIVPDAPSDAPDEAAISPIFIRNPVYGTRCSTIIAMDAQGHGTITERRFDPHGERTGEDSIGFHWPA, translated from the coding sequence ATGTGCATCATGGCCATGGCATGGGCAGCGCATCCGCGCTGGAAACTGATCCTGATCGGCAATCGCGACGAACTCCACGCGCGCCCCACCGCACCGCTGGCGCGCTGGCAGGACGAACCCTCGCTCCTCGCAGGGCGCGACCTGCAATCGGGCGGCACCTGGATCGGCGTGTCGGACGCCGTCAAATCCGCAGGGGGCCGCGCCGCCATCGTCACGAATCTGCGCGGCTATGGCGCGCCCTCCCCCGACCGTGCATCACGCGGCACGCTGGTGACGGACCTGCTGACCGGCAAAGGCGCATATTCCGATCCCCAGACGGCGAGATTGGAGGATTTCAACCCCTTCAACCTGATATGGATCGACGGCCTGCACGCCCATTTCCTCACCAATCGCCCTGCCCCCGTTCGTACCCATCTGACACCCGGCCTTTATGGCCTTTCCAATGGCGCGCTCGACGCGCCATGGCCCAAGACGCTGGCGCTTAAGACGGCCTTGCTGGACTGGCTGGTGGCGGGCGCAAAGGACCCGCTTGACCTGTTCGACGCCCTGCGCGCCGAAAGCATGCCGGACGGCGGCATCGTCCCGGACGCGCCTTCCGACGCACCCGACGAAGCGGCCATTTCCCCGATCTTCATCCGCAACCCGGTCTATGGCACGCGATGCAGCACGATCATCGCCATGGACGCGCAGGGCCATGGCACGATCACCGAGCGCCGCTTCGACCCTCACGGAGAACGGACGGGCGAAGACAGCATCGGCTTCCATTGGCCGGCCTGA
- a CDS encoding TonB-dependent receptor domain-containing protein: MSQPLNMARLLLISTALVAPAAMAQNSAPARPATSGTPTQSEEADAQAGRVDVSIPGSDIIVTGRRSTNVSQAAPQVVNVLSAADIKRTGEGDIAGSLQRVTGLSVVSGGYVYVRGLGDRYSLALLNGSPLPSPEPLKRVVPLDIFPTSVIASTLVQKSYSANFPGEFGGGVINLTTKAIPVESYLELSVGSSANTETSGQLGYTYYGAKSDWTGFDDGSRDVPPLLAQAFKGGVPFSNIPRTDLQAISMQFLNAKTSVLQRTNSLPFNFSGSLNAGTSFDVGSDGRLGLLLTTSYSNKWRTRESLQQASLNLENAPGKSAVQVNTDNEVTLNALFGVGLELGEQKVRWTNVYIRDTLKRGALSLGRNDGAIAGADYMKQNTAWYERQLIDTQMVGEFKLSDALSLDLRGGYANSQREAPYEREFEYVRTNRDLSVDPVGDRFINALNRQRGDASITFSDLNEDLWSAGADLSYKFSSDLTLTAGYAFTDTKRTSSRYELHFDATNLPISVQQLRPDYLLSDASIQLYDMSLLDFSGNYPVYDAALRVHAGYGQVKAELVPGLTIDAGVRYEKGQQSVTGVDVYNTGVTPVNRIDKSYWLPAATITFEASKGLQFRLSGSKTIARPQFRELIAQPYIDTDSNRFYRGNPFLQDSQLWNAEARAEWYMGRDERLTVAGFWKKIDNPIETYTTINDKYDVSTSFANAPEATLYGAEIEAQKYLPLDSWSDGAFFQSRRIVLIGNYTYTKSKLKVREGDTTIPYSYTTGPLPAASDYFQDGVPLTGQSDHLVNFQLGLEDTDRLSQQTLLLTYASPRVTSRGPNLQPDIKEKPGLTLDFVARQGVKLPGGINSEVKFEARNITGRKFQEFQELNGNKVFYNKYKIGTTIAASLTVAF, from the coding sequence ATGTCACAGCCGCTGAACATGGCGCGCCTGCTCCTGATTTCCACCGCGCTGGTCGCGCCTGCCGCCATGGCCCAGAACAGTGCGCCCGCGCGGCCCGCCACATCGGGCACGCCCACGCAATCCGAGGAAGCCGATGCGCAGGCCGGCCGGGTCGATGTTTCCATTCCCGGTTCCGATATCATCGTCACCGGCCGCCGCTCCACCAACGTGTCGCAGGCTGCGCCGCAGGTGGTCAACGTGCTGTCGGCCGCCGACATCAAGCGCACGGGTGAAGGCGACATCGCCGGTTCGCTTCAGCGCGTGACCGGCCTTTCGGTCGTTTCGGGCGGCTATGTCTATGTGCGTGGCCTGGGCGACCGCTATTCGCTGGCGCTGCTCAACGGTTCGCCGCTGCCCAGTCCCGAACCGCTCAAGCGCGTCGTGCCGCTCGACATCTTCCCGACCAGCGTGATCGCCTCGACCCTGGTGCAGAAGAGCTATTCGGCCAATTTCCCCGGCGAATTCGGTGGCGGTGTCATCAACCTCACGACCAAGGCGATCCCGGTCGAAAGCTATCTGGAACTGAGCGTCGGCAGTTCGGCCAATACCGAAACCTCGGGCCAGCTGGGCTATACCTATTATGGCGCCAAGTCCGACTGGACCGGATTTGACGACGGTTCGCGCGACGTGCCGCCGCTGCTGGCGCAGGCGTTCAAGGGTGGTGTACCCTTCTCGAACATCCCGCGCACGGATTTGCAGGCGATTTCGATGCAGTTCCTCAACGCCAAGACGTCGGTGTTGCAGCGGACGAACAGCCTGCCCTTCAACTTTTCCGGTTCGCTCAATGCCGGAACGTCCTTCGACGTTGGCAGCGACGGGCGCCTGGGCCTTTTGCTGACCACCTCCTACAGCAATAAATGGCGCACGCGCGAATCGTTGCAGCAGGCTTCGCTCAATCTGGAAAATGCACCGGGCAAGTCCGCGGTGCAGGTCAACACCGACAATGAGGTCACGCTCAACGCCCTGTTCGGCGTCGGTCTGGAACTGGGCGAGCAGAAGGTCCGCTGGACCAACGTCTATATCCGCGACACGCTGAAGCGCGGCGCCCTGTCGCTCGGCCGCAATGACGGCGCGATCGCGGGCGCGGACTATATGAAGCAGAACACCGCCTGGTATGAGCGGCAGCTGATCGACACGCAGATGGTCGGCGAATTCAAGCTCAGCGACGCCCTCAGCCTCGACCTGCGCGGCGGCTACGCCAATTCGCAGCGGGAAGCGCCCTATGAGCGCGAATTCGAATATGTGCGGACCAATCGCGACCTCAGCGTCGATCCGGTCGGCGATCGTTTCATCAATGCGCTGAACCGCCAGCGCGGCGATGCGTCGATCACCTTCAGCGACCTGAATGAGGATCTGTGGTCGGCGGGCGCTGACCTCAGCTACAAATTCTCGTCGGACCTGACGTTGACGGCGGGCTATGCGTTCACCGACACGAAGCGCACCTCGTCGCGTTACGAACTGCATTTCGACGCGACCAATCTGCCGATTTCGGTGCAGCAGTTGCGGCCCGACTATCTGCTTTCGGACGCTTCGATCCAGCTTTACGACATGTCGCTGCTCGACTTTTCGGGCAATTATCCGGTCTATGACGCGGCGCTGCGCGTCCATGCCGGCTATGGGCAGGTGAAGGCGGAGTTGGTGCCGGGCCTGACCATCGACGCGGGCGTGCGTTATGAAAAGGGCCAGCAGTCGGTCACGGGTGTCGACGTCTACAACACGGGCGTGACGCCGGTGAACCGGATCGACAAAAGCTATTGGCTGCCCGCCGCGACGATCACCTTCGAAGCGTCCAAGGGCCTTCAGTTCCGCCTCAGCGGGTCGAAGACCATCGCCCGCCCACAGTTCCGCGAACTGATCGCCCAGCCCTATATCGACACCGACTCCAATCGCTTCTATCGCGGCAACCCGTTCCTGCAGGACAGCCAGCTGTGGAATGCGGAAGCGCGCGCCGAATGGTATATGGGGCGTGACGAGCGGCTGACGGTGGCGGGTTTCTGGAAGAAGATCGACAATCCGATCGAAACCTACACCACGATCAACGACAAATATGACGTTTCCACCAGCTTCGCCAACGCGCCGGAAGCGACGCTCTATGGCGCGGAGATCGAGGCGCAAAAATATCTGCCGCTCGATAGCTGGTCGGACGGCGCCTTCTTCCAGAGCCGCCGGATCGTGCTGATCGGCAACTATACCTACACCAAGTCGAAGTTGAAGGTGCGGGAGGGCGACACCACCATCCCCTATAGCTACACCACCGGCCCGCTGCCTGCGGCGTCGGACTATTTCCAGGATGGCGTGCCGCTGACCGGCCAGTCGGACCATCTGGTGAACTTCCAGCTTGGGCTGGAGGATACCGACAGGCTGTCGCAGCAGACGCTGCTGCTGACCTATGCCAGTCCGCGCGTGACCAGCCGTGGTCCGAACCTTCAGCCCGACATCAAGGAAAAGCCGGGTCTGACGCTGGACTTCGTCGCGCGGCAGGGTGTGAAGCTGCCCGGCGGCATCAACAGCGAGGTGAAGTTCGAGGCCCGCAACATCACCGGCCGGAAATTCCAGGAGTTCCAGGAACTGAACGGCAACAAGGTGTTCTATAACAAATATAAGATCGGGACGACCATCGCGGCTTCGCTGACGGTCGCCTTCTGA
- a CDS encoding tetratricopeptide repeat protein has protein sequence MKMVAATFGLVLAALAPTVAFAAPDEMVVVGVPDGRLAAGALVSGDYAHAARRLEEVRPDAANDPARLINLGNAYAGMGKVKAAHAAYKAARFAPDSLLVTADGKESFSRDIARRAMGRLETQYAMR, from the coding sequence ATGAAAATGGTGGCTGCGACTTTCGGTCTGGTGCTGGCTGCGCTCGCGCCGACTGTGGCTTTCGCGGCGCCTGACGAGATGGTCGTCGTCGGCGTGCCTGATGGTCGTCTGGCTGCCGGTGCGCTGGTATCGGGTGACTATGCCCATGCGGCACGGCGTTTGGAAGAGGTGCGCCCTGATGCCGCCAACGATCCTGCGCGGCTGATCAATCTGGGTAATGCCTATGCCGGGATGGGGAAGGTGAAGGCTGCGCATGCCGCCTATAAAGCGGCTCGTTTCGCACCGGATTCGCTGCTGGTGACGGCGGATGGGAAGGAATCCTTTTCGCGGGATATCGCGCGCCGGGCGATGGGCCGTCTGGAAACGCAATACGCCATGCGCTAA